In a single window of the Tigriopus californicus strain San Diego chromosome 2, Tcal_SD_v2.1, whole genome shotgun sequence genome:
- the LOC131893401 gene encoding U2 small nuclear ribonucleoprotein A'-like codes for MVKLSVDLIANACQYTNAIRDRELDLRGYKIPLIENLGATLNHFDTIDFSDNELRKVDNFPLLPRLKTLLLNNNRICRIGESLEECLPALDTVVFTNNNIQDLADIEALSSVKTISMLSFLHNPVVSKPNYRAFVIHKFPNLRVLDFKRVKYHEQKEAKALFKTSEGKAQLKEIKKRAKTFTPGEAINGSAGGASNGVNASGLSADQVRSIKTAIAKATTLEEIERLNQMLRTGIIPGQEPETQPAPSKKSGDQIEEMDDD; via the exons ATGGTCAAGTTGAGTGTGGATTTGATCGCCAATGCGTGTCAGTACACGAATGCCATCCGGGATCGCGAATTAGATCTCCGGGGCTACAAGATCCCGTTGATCGAGAATCTGGGCGCCACTCTCAATCATTTCGACACGATCGATTTCTCGGACAACGAGCTGCGCAAAGTGGACAACTTCCCTCTCCTCCCGCGCCTCAAGACTTTACTCTTGAACAACAACCGAATCTG CCGCATTGGCGAATCGCTGGAGGAATGTTTACCCGCTTTAGACACGGTGGTgttcaccaacaacaacattcaAGATCTGGCCGACATCGAAGCCTTGTCCTCGGTCAAAACCATTTCCATGCTCTCGTTCCTTCACAATCCCGTCGTGTCCAAGCCCAACTATCGCGCCTTTGTGATCCACAAGTTTCCCAATCTCCGCGTATTGGATTTCAAACGCGTCAAGTATCACGAGCAAAAGGAGGCCAAGGCGCTCTTCAAAACCTCCGAGGGCAAAGCCCAATTAAAAGAGATCAAGAAGCGGGCCAAGACCTTCACCCCGGGCGAGGCCATTAATGGCTCAGCGGGAGGTGCGTCGAATGGGGTGAATGCCTCGGGATTGAGTGCGGATCAAGTGCGGAGCATCAAAACGGCCATTGCCAAGGCCACCACGCTCGAGGAAATCGAGCGACTCAATCAGATGCTCAGAACGGGGATCATCCCTGGACAGGAACCCGAAACGCAACCCGCCCCCTCGAAAAAGTCAG GTGATCAAATCGAAGAAATGGACGATGACTAA
- the LOC131893403 gene encoding ras-related protein Rab-10-like, whose product MAKKSYDLLFKLLLIGDSGVGKTCILFRFSDDAFNNTFISTIGIDFKIKTIELRGKKIKLQIWDTAGQERFHTITTSYYRGAMGIMLVYDITNAKSFENIAKWLRNIQEHANEDVEKMILGNKCDMDDKRVISKERGETIARENSIQFLETSAKTNVNIEKAFVDLSETILDNTPGVTEPRQPLPPPSSHSGGGPCGCN is encoded by the coding sequence ATGGCCAAGAAAAGCTACGATTTGTTGTTCAAACTGCTCCTCATTGGGGACTCTGGTGTCGGGAAGACTTGCATCCTGTTTCGCTTCTCTGATGATGCCTTCAACAACACATTCATCTCCACCATTGGGATCGACTTCAAGATCAAGACGATCGAGTTGCGCGGCAAGAAGATCAAGCTCCAGATTTGGGATACAGCGGGACAAGAGCGGTTCCACACCATCACCACATCTTACTATCGAGGAGCCATGGGGATTATGTTGGTGTATGATATCACAAATGCCAAATCTTTCGAGAACATTGCCAAGTGGTTGCGCAACATCCAGGAGCACGCCAATGAGGATGTGGAGAAGATGATCCTGGGCAACAAGTGCGATATGGACGACAAGCGCGTCATCAGTAAAGAGCGTGGTGAAACCATTGCTCGGGAGAACAGCATCCAGTTCCTGGAGACTTCGGCCAAAACCAACGTCAACATTGAGAAGGCCTTCGTGGACTTGTCGGAAACAATCCTGGATAACACGCCGGGCGTGACGGAGCCGCGTCAGCCCCTCCCACCGCCGAGTAGCCATTCGGGCGGGGGCCCGTGCGGCTGCAACTAG
- the LOC131893404 gene encoding malignant T-cell-amplified sequence 1 homolog, with protein sequence MFKKFDEKESVSGTSQLKSSVQKGIRNKILETYPPIADYMDNFLPKKDAFKVIKCHDHIEILVKSGGTLLFFRHREGPWVPTLRLLHQYPFLLPLEKVDKGAIKFVLSGANIMCPGLTHPNAQMTPVDKGAVVAIMAEGKEHALAIGITSMSTEDITKKNKGIGVENCHYLNDGLWNMGPLFKA encoded by the coding sequence ATGTTCAAGAAATTCGATGAGAAGGAGTCCGTGTCGGGCACGAGTCAGCTCAAGTCCTCGGTGCAAAAGGGCATCCGGAACAAGATCCTGGAGACGTATCCGCCCATAGCCGACTATATGGACAATTTCCTGCCCAAGAAGGACGCCTTCAAGGTGATCAAGTGTCACGATCACATCGAAATCCTGGTCAAATCCGGTGGGACCTTGCTCTTCTTCCGGCATCGGGAGGGACCCTGGGTGCCCACCCTCCGGCTCTTGCACCAATATCCATTCCTGTTGCCTTTGGAGAAGGTGGACAAGGGGGCCATCAAGTTTGTGCTCTCGGGGGCCAATATCATGTGTCCGGGTTTGACACACCCCAACGCTCAGATGACGCCTGTGGATAAAGGGGCGGTAGTGGCCATCATGGCCGAAGGCAAGGAACATGCCCTGGCCATTGGGATCACCTCCATGTCCACTGAGGATATtaccaagaagaacaagggGATCGGGGTGGAGAACTGTCATTATCTCAATGACGGACTCTGGAACATGGGTCCATTGTTCAAGGCTTGA